catcacaaaatgtccagcGACcgaaactctggcggctccggcgggtttgacatcaacgcgtttggcgattGGGGGGCCCgagggcatgtacaatgtcttgggtggtttcggttccggttcgtcgacgcccgGAACCCAAGGCTCGTAGACGCCgacggggtaccaaccaccccgttttgatgtggatgcatacgctcgtccctctgccccgaggtattcgcatggattatcccaaattcgggaggattatccggatgaacccaatccggaaggaggacgaggcggtggatgctccagggcattcgacgccttggaggaagaggatgaggcggctgaggaggaggaggatgtaggtcgTCACCCGTACAGCTGCAAGGACACGATGActctgtacaacgcctggatcagcgtttcgtatgatcccatcgtcgggaatcaacaatcccggaattgcttttgggaaaaggtcaccgaggcctacaacgagattaagccgaaggggtcccgccgccgcacattgaagatgctccgaagtcattttgaccgagtcgacagagaggtcaaaaaattctgccgcatctacaagaatgaagcggctcattaccaaagcggagccactggagccgacattctgagatcggctttgcgagtctatttcgacgacaacggcaaagaattcaaacatgtcaatGTTTGGGAGACAGTCAAAGACGtcgaaaggtgggccggcggtgtccagtccagcacgggctcgacctcgaaacgCATGAAGCACACGGTGGGTggtcaatactcgtctagtgggggcggttcaggcagcgccgtacaagaggttgcctcgcgGGAGGATGAGGGCACGGCAGACAATgcaggggggtcctcccgtgtgcGCCGtcgccgcaagggaccaaggcggtgAAGGCGGCttgagggaggaggggccgagacgAATCAAGCCAGGTGGGTTCCCAAAATATTTTCTACCTGCCACCATCTTAAGTTAGTGTAATATTCtagtaaatgaaaataaatataaatgtcTGTGTAACGGTAAACTCGAATCTAATATATTTGGCATTATGAATTAACTAAATTATCACTAGAGCAATATACGCGTGCACTAACACTAATTTGAAGTTCATGATTCaaactttaaattaattaatgataaataaagtAATTAACTGTGACTTTATATAATAATTCCAGTTATCTAATTTCACCAATGGGACTTTATATAATAATTGTAACTTTATTTCCTAATTGAATATTGTGAACTTGTGATTGCAAAATGTGTCCTATCTTCAATaatgtttcaaaaaataatttggtTGTTTAATTCTTTAGATATATATGTACAAAATGTTTACtatgaaatatgaataaatgGACCAATATATAGTAGACGATATATATACATTAATGCATACACATTGTGGCAATACCATGGGCCATGCAATATTAGCTCTTATTTGATCAacacaaaattacaaaaataattaaacctTGGCTTGACGCGATGGATCGATGGCTTTACACGATGGCACGATGGCCTGCCACGATGGCCTTATACGATGGCACGGTGGCCTGGCACGATGACTCGATGGCCTTACACGATGAATCGATGACCTGACACGATGGCACGATGGCTTGGTACAATGGCCTGGAACGGTGGCCAGGCACAATGGCCTAGCACGATGGCATGGTGGCCTGGCACAATGGCTCCATGGCCTTACACGATGGCACGTTAGATGAGTACCGTGAACAAAGCTGGTGCGGCCTATCCGAGTCACAACTTGAGTTAATTTCTGAAAACGATGTCGGAGCAATATCCGAAAATCCTATCGCGTTGAAAAGTAGGGACGTGGCACGTAAAACAGTGGGACTCGCGCCTGAGACACGCACCTGGGACGTGATGTGTTCGGGACCATCCAACAATCTCGTATCCCAATCACATCTCGGACATTGGCTGAGCCGAGAACATAGCTGGTGCGGCCTAGCCGTGTCACGCTAGGACGACTTTCGGAGGACGATCACCCATTGTACCAAAATAGCCCTAGTTTTCCATGCTAGTCACTATGAGGATAAAATATATGATAAACAAAAGTTTTTTCCAAAGaaaatttaaactaaaaataacatGTACTAGTTGTTAACGAACAAGCGTACGGTAGAAAACAAACGTATtgtcttatatttttttaaaaaataaataaacaaacttattttttaaaaataaattacatttgttgtaaaaaaatgattttttttatttgtgttgtTAATAAAAGTTTAATAAAAAATGACTACAAGTAATATATGTTCATTCCTCtgctactttactctctcttatgcctcctcttttatttattttcttaccAAGCAACACAAAACCTCATAGCTAAATGAGTAATGAACATGAAACGAAGGGACTAATCGAAGCAACAAGTTGCTTAACCTGATTAGAGAGATCCGTTCATCTCAATCCGAGTTTGATAACAAGAATCACTGTCTCGTGCCCATAGTCTTGGGTAGCCAAGTAGAGAGCACAATATAAGCCAAATAATAAGGACGGCAATCAATGCCGGCCAAGGTATCAAGATAGTCTTGGCTAAATTGTCTAATGTGCTTCCAGGTAAGGTGACTGAAGATTTTGGTGGatgtttctttttgttttgttagtatgccttgaatctgttcAGATCATGTTTTTTAATTGGGATAAGATTATGTTTCCGAATTAGGATAggatctcatgtgtgcctatttatatgggagtagaacacataattctgtgatcttagatccgatttgaaatctgtaactgcagtcataatacaatttgttctccGTTCTTGTCTGTGGACGTAGCCAACACAACGTTGGTGAAACACGTAAATTTATGTCTCTTTACGTTCTTTCGTTTGTCGACTacacaattattttattatatcacaattattttattactcaCCAACGTATCCTTGTTTTAGTAGTCAATCACCACTTTTtggtaaatataaatatatcttTTGTTTTTGTAAATTTGGCATGCTAGGAGTGAAACTTACAATGTATTTATTACTTTTGTTATGATTGTATATGATGATGGTACTTATAATATAATTCGGTGTTTAATGATATGAAGATCGCTTGGTTTTGCATGGTTATACACTCATgtgttaattttgaatttacCATACCTTATAGTAACAAAAATGTAGCATCACCTATTCGGTTGGTCGCTGGTACAGatttacttaaaataaaataattggatgtgaaaGACTATtgtcaatttaatttattttttactattatatttcatatttaattttatttcatgatttttacGTGAAGATGTAGTGCAATGAAGTCGACTTAATGATCATCAAATAATATGTGATACTAATAATGAGAAATTAAGTATACATGTATTCTTTTTATATTCTACaatcttaaaatttatttaaaaataaaataattggacatgaataactattataaaattttagctaatttttaactatttatatacTCTTGGTTTCATAATTTTTTAGTGGAAATATTGAGTATACAAGTAAATTGATTCAATGATTGTGGCTAGTTAGTTGGGATAGCACTGACAAAAGTAGGGATGTGATCAATGGCTAATTAATTAGCGGTCCAAAATTAAGACCAATTCTTAACCATTAAATTATAAGATATAGTGGTTTATATAATGTGAagtgtattatattttatatataaataattattaaacaaaattaaagggtattaatgtcaattctctattattaaaattatcccaaaactttaaatttatgtaactctctcgatttaaattattttttggcaACTAATTGGATCTGGTGATGCTGCTGTTTGAGACGGCTCTGCTGACTTCTGGTTTCAGCTTGGATGAGCCCAACACATTTGCATCGAGAATCCACAGGATGCTGAAGCTTGGTTTGAGCATTGAGGAGGATGAAGCTGCTGAGGATGCTGATATGCCTGCGCTGGAGGATGAGGGTGTTGAGGAGAGCAAGATGGAGGAGGTTGATTAAGTCGATGAACATTTGAGGTTTTAGCTGTGGATATGATGAGTTTAAAACATTGTTTTTGGTGGTTGTTGGTGTAAGTGCGTcctagtgtgtgtgttttttgctCTTTCCTTGTTTGGTTGTTTTAATGGTGATGTTCCTTCTGTGAATTGCATCTGAAATGGTGGTTTAACACCTACTAGTGGTATTTTTCTGCTTTTCTATATCAATGCctaattttttcaaccaacAAAACAAACTCGGTCTTAGAGAAGTGAACGAACTTGTCATGAGTTGGGAAAATCTTAAGAGACGCCACCAGTTGAACAAAAACAGGCCTAAGTTACAATCACTATATAACAGAAGTTAATGATTAAAAATTATTCAATCGTAAAATTTGAGAAAATTTTATTGTAACTAGAATGGATTGTTTGAATGTAATAAGAACAAGATAATTAAAGCCCCATCAAGAGTTTGTTCCAGATACCCGAAATACTAAACTATAAAATCTGAGTTTCTATTCACATACTATTACTAAGAAGTTAGAACACAGTTCTCTCAAGGGATGGAGTTTGAGTTAACATATCAGATATATGAAGAGCATGTTCCATAGTAATCTGCCGATCGATGAAATATTAAACCAACAAGAATCACTAACAAAAGATATTTTATAGTTTGGCAAAAAGGCCTCACAGAAGTAACAACACGCCCAACACAAATTCTGgttcaaagaaaacaaaattgtaGAGCGACACAAGTCCATTACGCCATTATAATGCAAAATACAACTTAGGTTCCATACAATCTCATCATATGAATTCCCAGAAACTGAAACtgcaaaataacaaaattaactaGAAGGTGCTCCACCAAAGCCACCAGCACCTCTACCAAAACCAGGCCGCGCTCCAGTACCCTGCATTTATAATAATGTtcgttttatttttactataccAAATTAGCTCAATTGCTTCTGATTCCATCATTGAAGAAGGCAAATGCCTTGTATCACAGCAACTTATTGTGAAGGACTTGAGAAAGTCCAACCTTAATACAGCAACTAAGATAGCCAAAGTACAGCATATTTTTTAATCACACAACATAAATCAACATAGTGTTTAATGCCTTGTTTACCTAGGTGGATACCGATGGTATAGTAGACCTCtaaattttatactcctatgATAAGCTTCTACATATAATTTCCATGATTTACAATGGTTTGACAACTAAGAACTTGTTTTGATTGAAAATGAATGGATAAGAGTAATACATAGAGTTGAACATAGTAATAAAAGAAACTGATAAAATATGCAACTCCTAAAGAGCTTTGTTCTGAATCCACAAAGTAGACAATAAACTATATATCAACACAACAAAAACTAATGCAAATCACATTGATGAACAGATTAGCGGCAACCAAATAGAACAAGTTTATTGACATTACCCTGAAGTTTGGCTGGTAATCAGCAGGAGCTCCACCCTTCTCACCGCCAAATTCACCTGCTGGACCTCTTGGTCCACCACGGTAGCCATCTCGGTCACCAAATCGTGGCCTGTCACCATCTCTGGGAGGTCCACTGAGAAAGTAGAAGACTTatatttgagatgaaagatacAGAAAAACTTTGTAAACATGTTTCCATTCCACAGAAAAAGTAGAGGTGAAAACACATATGGAAGACAGATAAATATACTGCACACAAATCTTCACAATATAAAAGAACAGAAACCACATCCTAAAAGAACAGTAGAGGTGAAAACTTTAACATACGCTGCATTATCACGCGAACAAAACTAAGAACAATCAAAAACCAAGAAGCAATTTTGCACACGAACAACATCTACTCACCGAGGGCGATCGCCACCAGGCCCACCCAAGGGGCGACCAAGGGGCTTGGCAGACTTCTTAAGTGTGGCGGGCACAATCTCTGAAGGCAGATTGAGGTATGTGCGAAGGAACTCAATTCCATCGTTCGTGAGGTACCAATAGTAATGCATCCATGCGAAGGTCTCGCGAACGTATTCCTTCGACTTGAAGCTCTGCATAAGCTTAATCACCTGAAGGTTCGGGACATCGATTTCCGGGTGCTTCGCCAAATTGTAATCCTTCTTCGCATAGCATACACCCTCTGTAATTTTCCCACACGCATAAGAAAACACCAAATTGCCGTCGCAGATAAATATACACGAAATAAGagtgaataatttttttaaaaaaagatgaaCAAAAAGTCAATGTTACCTTGGAAAAGGTATTTGGAGATCTCTCTGCGGTTCTTCTCCGTGATAatctaaaaaaaatcaacataaaCATTGTTAgattggaagaagaagatgagccGCATTAGAATTGGATGTACAAAACGTCTCAACGTTAGAACAGAAAAATTGATGGTTAATGTGATGAGGGACTGTACCATGGTTGCAGATGGTTGTGGAAGAGAGAGACGGAGAACAGAGAATGAAGAAGGTAGAAGATGCAGCAGCTAATGGTAGAAGGAATCCCTAAAACGAAACGGAATTAGGGTTTTGTAGTGAGATCTCGGGTTCTAACTATTAGGCccaattaaaaattcaaaagcCCAATTAAGCTAACAACACGAAGGACCATCAGTCTAAAATGGGCCAAGTGGCCCACAGTAGTATGTTTTTAAACTTTAATAAAACGTTAAATTAGATTACATATGCTAAGTTTATGTGACTTAAttctaatataaaataattagagatttatactacatttaataaatattttcatgtaCGTAAGCTTTGTTGTATTGAATATTGATCTTATTTCTCTGTACTAGCTTTTTTTAACAACTCTCTaaattatcatattattatGTGTTTCGCTTTGTttcgttataatattttaaaatataattttattattattaatggaAATTTAGTAGGTTTGACTTAGATGAACCTTATAAGTTAATTTGTAGTaaccttttttaaaaaattgagcaTGATTTATGATTTTGATTCTTAGCCATTTATTTTTTGTGGTCATTGTATTTCAAACTCCAACATACTTcttccgtccacgaaaaataagaCATATTGTGAATGACCCAGGTTTTAATAtggaattggtaaaataagagggaagtgaaaaaaaagtaagagagaagtaatattagtggaatgtggatccatattattagtataagagaaggaaaaaagtaaaagagtagagaaaaaaagtaagagataaatagtgttagtggaatgtggagtccatttttcttttttaaaaatgtgctctatttttggtggataataaaaaataacaaatatactctatttatttttatagacGAGGGAGTATGAGATAATCATTTTACCGATAGAATTGTTTTACCAACTAAATAATGCcatgaatttaaataatgatgTGAAGTTTCACAAACATTTTTCGTACAGTAGGTTGTTGCATATACAACATATTACTACTACAGAGCTGCTGCTGCATGTGCCTccgcttttttttttttgctaaatcCGTATTTCTTCCTCTGCAAACCTCATATTCCAATCAAATTCTACATTTCTTTTCCTCATTCTCTCCCTTCTACACATTAAATGCAAACTTAGCTTTCAACCTCACCGCCTTTCTCATACGAGTTTCGATCACATTTCAAGCTTCCAGTTCGTGCTCCGCTTCTGTTTCTGATTCCTACTTCAGTTTTTGTGAACAAATTGATAATTCTAGGGTTCGACAACTGAGCAATTCTGTTTTCTGGACTTATGCAGATGAAATCCGAGAAATGATCGAACAAGTTGACGATACTGGCTTGGAGGAACCGCTGGAGCTGAAAGGAACCGAAGATGAGTTTTCCATGTACTTTGTTTACTTGTTTGCTGCAGTTAATTAGCTTTTAACGTCGTCACATTCTgtagttttttcatttttttgatcCTGCGAAGCTACGATTTTCGCGTCTGATTTTAATTTGCAGGTGCAGAAAGTCTAGAATTAAGTATACAAGAGCTTTGCTTTTGGAATTAACTGAAGTAGAGGTGTGCCGCAAATTACCGAGTGATTTCAACCTGTTAGTTCTGCGGTGAGAAATATCTCCTTCAAtatcctcttcttctttttctcctttttcttgaATTAGTATTGGATAGTATTATTGATTAGGCTCTACATTTGTATGCCTCTTTTATTCCATTGAAAAGTTTTGTTGATACATCAGTGGaatgattttttattaaaaaattggtAGGTCGCACTGTCCAGTTGTGAGAGACTAAAGTTACTCTGATTTTCTGGAATACTAAAAATGATACTATTTGTTTCAAGCAGACAGTTTGATGTAGGATCTGAAGATACGGTAGAACTCAAAAGCATATGTGGGAAACCATTTGATCATGGTCCATTTCTTAGAACTACAAGGAATTTGCCTTTTCGTGATGACAGAGGGGATGATTATTTGTATACACAGAGTAAAGAGGGTTACTTGCAAAAAAATTGTAGATCTGGTATGTGTAGTTTTATATTGACTAGCTTTTTGCATTTCATTCTAATTTTCTGGTTGAATGTACGTGAACTGTGTGAACTGTGACTTGTTGTTTTTGCTCATGTACTATGGTTGCGGTGTTGGTGTTGCTTATAGTCCTATTCAAACGTGTTGTGGAGAACATGTTGCAGAAGCTTTGGTGATTGTTTAACTGTACATTCTTTTCTCACTTGTGTAAAAATTTATAAAGCTTGGCAGCCATGGCACCAATTGATTTAACTATTTTAAGTTTCAAAACATCCTAATACTATTATTCAGTCCAGCCAAATCTATATTTAACTTCCAACTTGGGTATATAAACTTGAACAAGAAAAGAAGCTAGCTCTCTGAATTACTGATTGCACTCTCACTGTTAAATTTTAAATCTGTGCAGGGTATTTAGAAATTTGATGGATCTTTTATTTGAATTCATGAGGGGGGTATTTAGAGTAGGCAACTTATTTTGTACTACTGTATGGACTTCAGATAAGCTGTTAATGTTGTTACATTTGATTTACCACAATTGCCGCTTGTTTTCTTTTAACTATGTGttcattaataaatataatgaataACTGTCCAGACTATTCTCATCTAGTTGATTTGCTTGAAGaaatgtgtgtattgtgtgcaatgagtCAATGACCTATCATTCTGAACCTTGATGTAGTTTTAGTAGCTCAAACAAAAGACACCTCTTCAAGTTCTTCTGATGCAATATTTGAGATGTTTAAATTGACATGCAGATGGAAAAGAAGTGTGTCAGCCATTACCTCAAAAACCTGAACAGGATGCTGGGGTTTTGCATCGTGAGATCCAAAAATGTGATGTCTTTCAACTTAGCAAGACTGAGAACCCTTATCGCCCTCCACATCTCAGTAAGGTAAGTATATATGCTGCATCATAAATATAGTGTGTATATGTTGCATCATAATATATTCGTTCTTAGTAGTGAGTATATATCCCTTCAATCCACCATCAGTTAAAATTATTGTTTCACCAATTCTATCCACTATCTTGAGTACATCCTCTCAAAGGCAGACAAACACATTAGAAGATCTGATTTTTATGTTTCAGACATATCGAATTATTTTGGTGTGACACACTAATGGTGGCTAGGCTATagtatgtttcatttgaataaATGCTAACAACTAAATATCTTGTGATAGTTTCTATACCCTAATATGACATGCTAAAGTTTATCATTAAGCTGAGATCAAAATGCTCTATAGTCCAGAACTAAAGTAAATGATCAATATGGCAGTGCTTCTCAAATCGATGTTCTTTATTGTATTCTTTAATTTTAGTGCCTGTTCGATCCCtataacaaaaatatattgGATCCTCATAATCCAAACATATATATGTGACAAAATTAAACAGTATGTTTTCTGTTTTTATTGTGCTGTCATTGTTGTTTGAACTTAGCTCCCTTACAAACTCTACAATTTTCTGTTGTTTTTTGCTCTTTGAGAATTGATGGTTAAGAGatatcaaaataaaacaatattgtAGAAGAAAAGAAAGTGGATATGAATTTTCAGTAATTGAGGTGCATGGTGGTggttttttctataaataacaTATTTTCATCTTTTATGCAGAAGATGCGGCAACCTCTTGTCACTTTTCCTGAACCTGGAGTAGAATCCCCAGCCTCCAGGGGTTCTGATAGAAAAGGTTCAGCTGATGATATTGCAGGACATGAGCAATCAGGCTATGGTTTAGCCATCGGAGGTGGTGATGAGTACTCAACAAAAGAACCAGTTGGTAAATCTGGAGGTTCTAGGAGGAACATCGAAGGAAATGATGAGATCGAGCCATCAAAACCACTTGATGACTACGAAGATTTCTGGAGGAAAAATTCCGGAAATGTGGTGATTGGTGCCAACAGCCTACGTGTTGGGTTAATTGGGGATAATCAACCTACAGTTGATGAATTCTGGGCAGAGATACTAGAGACTATCCATCTGCAGCTAGAGCCAAGAAGAATCTCCCCGAAGAACAGCCCTGCTGATTCAGACGTCAAAATCTATTTTCATGATGAAGAGAGTTTGACCTCAGTAGGCCCGGACAGCTTAAACAGCTTGAATTTTGATGAGAGCAATGGTGCAGAAGCTGAAATCAGTTTGCCAGATGAAGACAGCTTGATTACGATCCAGGATATGTTAGCCCCTTATAGCAATCGAGCCTCATGGGAAGCTGATCATATGGTGGCATCAAACATTGCAGTTGACATCAGAAATAACTCGAAGTCGGAAATGATTGCCAAGAGAGATGATCGACCTAAGAAACATCATCTTAAAGCTAAACAGTATCCTGACCTCTCAGTGTTGCTGCCACGCTCACAAACATCTATGGGTATATTTGTTCCAGATTTACACTCCCACCATCTATTATGTGATCAAGCAGGTTCCTTTCCATTGTTCTCGACCCCAGACATTGTCTCTTACATACCAAGTCTAAATATCTTTGCCAGGTCTGATATTCATCTACAACCCCCCGACATAAAAACTAGCAATTCTGTTTCCCAGTATTCACTGTCACAACAACCAAACATTCTCCCACAGCAACCACACCATCTTCTTTTCGGTGATCCTACGAACCTACTGAGTGAATTTGATTTGGATGCACTGCAGTTCTTGCGCTCGACTTCCAATCTTTGAGGGTCGTTGAAAAATTGGAAGCAGGTAAATAGCATCTGACAATCTTAGTATCCCATCTGTTTTCCAGGGTGACAATATTTCTTCTTACCAAGTAGATAGAACTAGTCTTACTATATTGCCATTCTCATTCTCTCCTAACTGAATATTCATGTTGCATGAGAATAGCTAGCTTTTAGTCCCCTACCAGCATTATGAATCTATATTCCTTAATACTAATATCATTTTGTGCTTAATGCTCCACTTTCTACTACAATGCAAGAAATTCCAAATAATTGagatttgaaaaatatctcattccAGTTTGGTTCATCACATATACAACTATAATCCATTTGCTATCATTGAATATACTCCTCAATCTTGTGTGGGACATGGTCTGTAAAGTCGATTTAACGGCTAAAGGTTGGAATAAAATTGACAAATTTCAGTGATgtgattaaatttataaattcacTAAAATGTTAGGATGGATTGAATCGTTACTATAGATCGATTGTTAACAATGTCCTACATACTAACTATTTTGACGAATTAACGTTAATATACTATTTTTAAGAACTCAAATAATTTTGTGGTAAAGAATCCAGTTACCCATATAAACCAGTATTTATTTCTTGCACAAGAAAAAAAGGCAGTTCAGATTTTGTTGCAAACCCAACAGACAGAAAttgtttgaactttgaagcATCCAACTATCCATCACCATTAGCTCTGAAAcaaaattactagtactattctTAAATTCCTTATACTACTACATAAAAGtcattttgttaaaaaaaattattcttgTGATTAGAAGCTATTTTGCCAAAAAGTAATACTGAATGTACGATGCTTgatatcattaaaaaaaccatcAAAGGAGGTACAAACGATAAGCCGATTAGGTTACATTAACATGAGATTAACTTACAGTTTGGTAATTGGTGAATAGACATGTTAAAGTGTGCAAAAATTTTCTCCAGCGCCACTTCTTGGTTGACAAGCTTAACATGGCACTAACCACACTATTAACATTCTTACATCAAAGAAAATGCAATAAAAGTAGTACTAATGACACAGCTTTAGTAGCCGATTTTAACTATCTTGCGTGAAGTATCATCTATTTTTGTGAATCACTCAAAAAGCAAAAACTTTACATCATCTACAATATATAGCTGCACTATATGATCAAAATTTGCATTTACAGATAATAGTGAATCAGAATTTACATTCTGGGAAATACCCCCTCTCATTTTTATTGCATTTGCCTGTATGTAATGTACAAGGCACACTAACTGCATAGCCAGAAGAAGATTTAACAAGAACGATACTCAAGTTCGCCTAGTATCATCCATGCAATAATGACCTGGTTGATACATGATCCTAGGATGATtgatgaagagagggagagggagagggagatggagagggagagggagatggaGAGAGTACCAAGGCATGAAAGCACCAATGACACACAAAGTT
This portion of the Salvia splendens isolate huo1 chromosome 10, SspV2, whole genome shotgun sequence genome encodes:
- the LOC121750193 gene encoding 40S ribosomal protein S10-1-like: MIITEKNRREISKYLFQEGVCYAKKDYNLAKHPEIDVPNLQVIKLMQSFKSKEYVRETFAWMHYYWYLTNDGIEFLRTYLNLPSEIVPATLKKSAKPLGRPLGGPGGDRPRGPPRDGDRPRFGDRDGYRGGPRGPAGEFGGEKGGAPADYQPNFRGTGARPGFGRGAGGFGGAPSS
- the LOC121753398 gene encoding uncharacterized protein LOC121753398 isoform X2; translation: MIEQVDDTGLEEPLELKGTEDEFSMCRKSRIKYTRALLLELTEVEVCRKLPSDFNLLVLRQFDVGSEDTVELKSICGKPFDHGPFLRTTRNLPFRDDRGDDYLYTQSKEGYLQKNCRSDGKEVCQPLPQKPEQDAGVLHREIQKCDVFQLSKTENPYRPPHLSKMRQPLVTFPEPGVESPASRGSDRKGSADDIAGHEQSGYGLAIGGGDEYSTKEPVGKSGGSRRNIEGNDEIEPSKPLDDYEDFWRKNSGNVVIGANSLRVGLIGDNQPTVDEFWAEILETIHLQLEPRRISPKNSPADSDVKIYFHDEESLTSVGPDSLNSLNFDESNGAEAEISLPDEDSLITIQDMLAPYSNRASWEADHMVASNIAVDIRNNSKSEMIAKRDDRPKKHHLKAKQYPDLSVLLPRSQTSMGIFVPDLHSHHLLCDQAGSFPLFSTPDIVSYIPSLNIFARSDIHLQPPDIKTSNSVSQYSLSQQPNILPQQPHHLLFGDPTNLLSEFDLDALQFLRSTSNL
- the LOC121753398 gene encoding uncharacterized protein LOC121753398 isoform X1, with the protein product MIEQVDDTGLEEPLELKGTEDEFSMCRKSRIKYTRALLLELTEVEVCRKLPSDFNLLVLRQFDVGSEDTVELKSICGKPFDHGPFLRTTRNLPFRDDRGDDYLYTQSKEGYLQKNCRSDGKEVCQPLPQKPEQDAGVLHREIQKCDVFQLSKTENPYRPPHLSKKMRQPLVTFPEPGVESPASRGSDRKGSADDIAGHEQSGYGLAIGGGDEYSTKEPVGKSGGSRRNIEGNDEIEPSKPLDDYEDFWRKNSGNVVIGANSLRVGLIGDNQPTVDEFWAEILETIHLQLEPRRISPKNSPADSDVKIYFHDEESLTSVGPDSLNSLNFDESNGAEAEISLPDEDSLITIQDMLAPYSNRASWEADHMVASNIAVDIRNNSKSEMIAKRDDRPKKHHLKAKQYPDLSVLLPRSQTSMGIFVPDLHSHHLLCDQAGSFPLFSTPDIVSYIPSLNIFARSDIHLQPPDIKTSNSVSQYSLSQQPNILPQQPHHLLFGDPTNLLSEFDLDALQFLRSTSNL